The following DNA comes from Rhinolophus sinicus isolate RSC01 linkage group LG06, ASM3656204v1, whole genome shotgun sequence.
CcagcactacacacacacacacacacacacattatcctAATTCTGCTTATAATACGaattaataacaagaaaattttaaatctggatgatattaaaatataaaacaaatatatcaaCACTTCCAGTTAAACACATTTGAACAGTTTTCTTTGGTAAAGAAAACTCGCTCTGAAATGGGGCATTGCCCTACTTGCTCTCCATTAGCTCAGTCAACAAAATCtatacaatttcatttaaaaggaaaatgaatgtgACTATGGTATTATATGGTAAGGATCTGtgaaaaataatgagatttaATGAGGTTTGGGAGCATGGTGTTATCTTGGAAAACAGGAACTATGGGATTAAAGATTAATCTTtgagaggaaagaatgaatataGCAACTAATCATTTAAACTAAGTCTTACTGAATTAGATGTGTGAAAATATCATCAGACAGATTACCAACTGGTTTTCTTATTCGTATCTTCCCTGGATCATTTcaccttttcagaaaaaaatcttcatattaatatttcttaacTAGTAAGATACCAAGAGAGCAGAATTCCAAAAACCAAACTTATTtgatacaatatatattttagaatgtgaacatattaaatatattaaatgcaaCTTTTCAAAACTGAGTGCATACTTCCTGAGGAATTAGagtttattttttggaaataaatgtaCATGGCATCCAAATCATGGCTAAAAGCTGTTTGATACTCATGAGATCAGATCAGATCATAAAGAAATTAGCcttattgtttaattatttaatgggtatggaATTTGATGTACCCATTGAAAATACTTGATAGGGTTTTGAAGCAGTTTCAGCTCAGGGCATAAAATATAGGGCCACAGAATTTGTAGACTGACAGAATATTAGGAACAACTAATTTAATAACAAAACAGTACCAAAGGGACAGTGAATCAATTTTTGATTATTTGTTATTGAGTACTTAATACGTTCtaagtgctatatatatattaactcattgaacatttaaaaaaataggagaCAGATAAAATTATTATGAACTCATTGTTCATAATAATGAACTCATTGTGTACATAAAGAAACAGGCAAAAGGGCTCCCTAGGTTGCATAGTAGGTgtcagaactgggattcaaagaCAAGGACCTCTGGATCTACAGTTCATGCTCTTCACTGTCATGGTTCTAGAGTCTATGCTCTTTGCCTTCATAGTACCCTGAGACATAACACAGGATTTTGACTTTAGTTTAGTTTTATCCCCCCAGCCCCTAGCTTAAAACAGAGTTTCTCCACCTTGGCCCTATGATGTTTAGACTGGATAATTCTCTGTTGCAGGGCCTGTTCTGCTCATTGTAAGACATTTCGAAGCCTACGTAGCATCTGACAACTAGATGGTAACAATTCCCCAATTGTGACAACCGAAAATATCCTCAGACATTGTCAAATATCCTGTtaataaatttttcttctttttgagtaTGACTGCCTTAAATCGAGGATCCCTCAACTTCCACTTCCCAAATGGAGTTCTGCTGAACACAAATTCCAGATGTTAATAAATGCTGTCTGGATAAAATATGTCTGGAAAATTCTGGCTTATACTATATTAACAGCTTTTCTCAATGCTGGATTTCTCTGAAACATTGGCATGCAATATAGATGTTCACACACAATGGTATTATAATGTGAAGTTTGTCCAAAATACAATGGACCTAGGCTTACTCTGTTTGTTTAGCCattaattatatttgaataatGGCCTATTgtacattttaggaaaatctgacATAGTCAGTataaagaattaacatttttgaGCAACTAGTAACTGCTGTCTCTGGTTTTTCAGAGCACAGACTTTTTCTTGTACATTATTCTGACTGACTAACCCCATTAGTTTTCTCCATCAGATGATCCCAGGGATACTTCCCTGTTGCTGCCAAATCTGGACTCCCAGATTGAGAACTTGGCATGATCATCTCCTTTccctgagaaagagaaaaaactcCAATGGAAGTGGCATCACTTTTCCTCCCTGGAGGctgcattaagaaaacaaaaatggtctTGAGGGAATGGACTAATCAGGAGGGGGCACTGAGTTTAGAGTAGTTAAAGAACCAAAGTACAGTGCTGATAAAGGACTTTGCTGGATAGAATCAAGGACTCTGAATGCAAAAATATTCCATCTTGGCTCTGGAGTTGCTAAAGGAGATGAATGCCTCCTTACTCAGGAAATCTATACTTTCTTGAAGAACTATCTGACTTAGGAGCCACCGTTTTTTTATGCCCATCTTCAGTGGCTCCCTCTACCTATAAGAAGTCCCTAGGCCTGGCTGACCACCCTGTAGCAAGCTGTCTACACCTGAAGGCTCAGGTATGCCTAAAAGAAAGCTTCTGAGGTGAGAAGAAAGGGTAAGAAATTAGTATCTATTTGAAGAATCTAGGAAATAGAAGGGAAAGTCAAAAGTTAGGACTGACCATCGCCCATGTGAAATTACTATTTTGGGATAGGTCGGGGATACAGATTGCCATTCCCTAAAAAAGAAGCCAGACCGTCACCCTCAAAGGCTACTCAAAGGAGCTTAGGGATGGAATGCCATTATAAATTCACCTTCAGGTATAGGCACTACATGTGATGGGAATTTATGCACTGAAATCTCTGCTCTATTAAAACATCGCTATCTGATGTTAACTAAAGAttataatgttaaaaacaaagatgatgatgatattcATGATGATTTGAGTACCTCCTCTATTTCACTCTTTTGCATATCATAACCACTTGGCAATGTTATGAGCCAAAAAAGGAACTAGGCAAACTAATTCTCAAGAGAAGTCCTGAGGAGTAAAATCTTTACAAGTGATAATTGGGCACTTCCATGTCACACCTGCCTTTAGATAACTTTTGTACGTGGCTGATATGCTTGAGATTGTGGCTACTTCAGCATCTCCATTAAGATTCCACTTTACTTAAGCCCAAAGTGTCTCCTAGGTCTCAGATTCTGTGCTGGGCACTTTAGATACTTTTTCTTGAATCTCTTAAATGTTACATAAGTTAATGCAGTTCCAAGCTTTTATGCTCAGAGAAGTTTAATAATCTGTCCAAAATGATAGAAATAGTGAATGACAGTCATCATCAGTCCTTCTCTGACTCTAGAGAAGTAGGCACTGAGAGCAGGGTGCTTGTGTCTATATCTAATAGACTCATTTAGGGAAGATTGATTATGGATACCCTAAGTCAAAGACTTTTCTATGAAGAAGTAGGTGAGGGTGATCTAAAGGGAATTCTGGTATACCTGGGCAGGATGGAGTCTCTGAAGGTATTGAAAGATTTGAGGGAGTATatcaaggaagaagaaaataattgtgtGCAAGTACCAAAGTAATGACAGTTATTGTTCAGTGATGTTAAAGGCAATTAGGACAAGTTTGTGATATAAAAAGCTAAGAACGTGAGGGAGGTATATAAAGACCAGTATTGCTTAATATTCTATGATTAATATAGTATGTAAATCACAGGATGAGAATATGTAAAGCAATTCCTCTCTTCATTGTATTTGCTCctaaaatgggaggaaaattaTGTCAGAGTGGAAAATTTCCTGTGACTCCTGTAGTAGGTTATGggattcattattttaaatcttcagAGGAAACTATAAAATGTAATTGTATTAGTAGAACAAGATAGGTTGGGGGccatattttgaaaattctttgacatgaaatatactaagtgaaaaaattttattgatgtttGGTGCCCATAGTAACTGGAATTGTGTGGCTGTCATTTTGCTAACTAATTGAAGTCTCTAGGGTTTCTACTATAATGACTTATCTTAGTCTGCAGTAAACTAGGCCTCATGTTCCCTACAGCACATTCTATCTATGGGGTGACTGATCTCTGAGCACTAAAGCTCTTATACTCTTCTTATAACATGccatgtgttctttttttgtttttgttttcctttttattctaatattttttcatctctcttgTTGTATTAGGCATTCTTCCAAATTCTCTGTGTAGGAGTAATTTCCCTTTTGACAACCTATGTGGAACTCAATATACGATCTCCTCAACACACATGCCTCAAATTTATCCTCACAAACTGAATTAATCTCACCCCCTAGTTTCACCAACTTTTCATGCATGTCCTcctgaatttttgtttcaaataataaCACCAAACTCTGCCAAATAACTGAACTtgtcttgtgtttctttttctctttcttagcaTATGATCATTGaccaatattttacttttttctccttaCAAACTTTTGCATCTATTTATACTTTTCCACCTATACAATTGCATTTCACTGtaatgcttttttgttgttgttgttgttgttactacaTGGCCTCCTAAAagatttcctgctttttcttttgtcaaaattTAGACCATTTTTTAACATTGGTTCTAGTTTGACActgatataatataaatatggtcaaatagtttactttttaaaaaaatgacatattgtATCTTCTAAGTCcaaatttatctttatatttaagcATAATTTACTTCAGaaattctgttccatttctaTTCAGTCTTAGCTTCAATAAACATCTGAAAAGCCACCCTACCATATAGCTTTGCTCAGTTATATTCACTTACACTCGTAATATTAATACCTTTCTGCATTTACGTGGGTGGTAAGCAGCACAGATTGTCCAACACAACCCTTTCCCATCTAACTCATATTTGTCATTCAAGAACCTAATCCAAGAATCACCTTCAATAAATCTTCCCTGACCTCTCTGAATCAGCATAGTTTCctctttttgtgttttacatgACCTTGTATTAAACTaacactttgttttaatttaagcTCTCTCTACTTGCTAGTGTATTTGAAGGCATGTTTTacatatttctctatattttagcACTACcagatttccttttaaaaatatgttctctatAAATGTgcaattaagaaataattaattGGCAAATAATAAATGGAAGTGGTAATTATATATAATGAGCAGAGGAGTGATTGAAAGCAATAAATACCAGAGCAGCATGTATCAGAGCTTCTTTTTGCAATATTGACTTTTACCTTAATTGTTCTATGTTCCTGTCTCTCCATCTAGACTGAAGGTGCCTCCATCAGCACAATGTCTGTCTTCAATAGCTCTGCTCTGTACCCTCGCTTCCTTCTGACAGGCTTCTCAGGCCTTGAAAGCAGATATAGTTTGATTTCCCTCCCCATCTTCTTGGTCTATGCCACCTCAGTTGCAGGGAACATTACTATCCTATTTATCATCCGAACTGAGCCTTCCCTCCACCAACCAATGTACTACTTTCTGTCAATGTTGGCACTTACTGACCTGGGCCTATCGACTACAACCTTTCCTACCATGTTCAGTGTCTTCTGGTTTCACGCCCGGGAGATCTCCTTCAATGCTTGTCTGATCCAGATGTACTTCATTCATGTTTTCTCAATTATTGAGTCAGCTGTGCTGTTGGCCATGGCCTTTGACCGCTTTGTAGCAATCCGAGAGCCCTTGCGCTATCCAGCCATTCTGACCAATGGTGTAATCACTGGGATTGGGTTGGCAATTGCTGTAAGGGCTTTGGCTCTGGTCTTCCCAGCTTCCTTCCTCCTAAAGAGGCTTCAATATCGTCCTGTTAATATTCTCTCCTACACCTTCTGCCTGCACCAGGACCTCATAAAGACAACTGTATCCAGTCGTTGGGTCAGCAGCATCTATGGCCTCATGGTGGTCATCTGTTCCATGGGACTTGATTCAgtgctcctcctcctctcctaTGTACTCATCCTGGGCACAGTGTTGAGTATAGCCTCCAAGACAGAAAGAGTGAAAGCCCTCAATACTTGCATCTCCCACATCTGTGCTGTGTTCACATTCTATACGCCAATGATTGGGCTATCCATGATCCGTCGCTATGGGCAGAATGCTTCCCCAATTGTCCATGTGCTCATGGCCAATGTCTACTTGCTGGTTCCACCCCTCATGAATCCCATTGTTTACAGTGTCAAGACCAAGCAGATTCGTGACAGAATCCTCAAGAAattcaaacaacagaaagttTAGGTGAAAGAGACTCTAAAACACaactttcctctttctcccttttataTATATGAGAGTATTTCATGTTAATAAGGAATTTTGAGTTTAAATATTACTGATAATATTTTGGCTTTCAGATAGTAGATACAAACCTCAATAACAAGAAACCCCATTTTTCAGTGTAGGGAATAAAGGCAAGGTTATGTTTATATTCATGTAGACATATTAAAGAATATGTTCACTAAACCCAGGTTAAGCCATTCTTAGAACTCTGACGTTCCTTTTAATAATCACAGTAGATGTTTGTGAAACTAAAAGAGTCATCAAATCAACAGTCTAGTGAAACTATTTATTATACCTTGCAAAAGTCCGCAATTTCTAAAGAAGATTTAGATTTTAAGATGACCCTGGGTCAAATATAAACTCTGTAGTCAAGATCAATATTTTCCCACAAAATTGAccttaaaattaaagtattttcaatttttttgttttgtttgtttgttttgttttttaatcttctgtTCAGGAGGGAAAAATACTTCCAGACAACTTGGGGCAAAATAATTCAACTGATTTGAGTAGCCTTTCAAGTGATCCAGAAACCATCATGCTTCTGTGTCTAGGAATCTACAGAGGCCTTTCTATTGTGAGTCGTATAGACACTTCTGAGACCCAGATTTCAtccattttactctttttgatcTGTTGGCTACTGAAAGAGAGATGTTAAAGACTCTGAATATCATAATGAATTGATTTATTTATCCTTGTCATGCTCTCAGTTTCACCCCAGGTATTTAGATGTTTTGTTGTTAAGTATGAAAATAACAATACTTCTTATGTCTTTTTGGAAATAACTTGATCAAAACGCAATGCCCTTCTTtatctttgataatttttttcattttaaagtatgtcTTTTCTTAAATCAATATAGCTTCTCTAGCTtttttttgattagtgttagcatggtaaatctttctcctttctgttatttaaaaaaacaaaaaacgtgtATTTTTAGGGTCCTAGTTTGCTAAgtactgctttatttttaaaatatttttaacagacataa
Coding sequences within:
- the LOC109436943 gene encoding olfactory receptor 51G2, whose amino-acid sequence is MSVFNSSALYPRFLLTGFSGLESRYSLISLPIFLVYATSVAGNITILFIIRTEPSLHQPMYYFLSMLALTDLGLSTTTFPTMFSVFWFHAREISFNACLIQMYFIHVFSIIESAVLLAMAFDRFVAIREPLRYPAILTNGVITGIGLAIAVRALALVFPASFLLKRLQYRPVNILSYTFCLHQDLIKTTVSSRWVSSIYGLMVVICSMGLDSVLLLLSYVLILGTVLSIASKTERVKALNTCISHICAVFTFYTPMIGLSMIRRYGQNASPIVHVLMANVYLLVPPLMNPIVYSVKTKQIRDRILKKFKQQKV